The Papaver somniferum cultivar HN1 chromosome 3, ASM357369v1, whole genome shotgun sequence genome includes a region encoding these proteins:
- the LOC113358863 gene encoding pentatricopeptide repeat-containing protein At5g66520-like, producing the protein MNTTTITTADSSPPYHHLPSNEHLQQQQQPITRISQDTINNLLNTKCSKSIQHLKQTHALVIRNGLSQDNFIAGSLVKCYSNPYFNSLSIALKVFSSIPQPHPFLWNSMIKGCLENHDPKKAISFYIDMMVFNSSSNKFTYPPLFKACMVARAVDVGVQIHGHVFKYGLGGDLYITSAGIQMYSACGRLTEARRMLDKSEEKADVICWNAMIDGYLKCGDLGSAIGLFESMPDKNSGSWNAMISGYAKSGKIDVAQEFFNKMPERDDVSWSAMIDGYIKGGYFKEALRVFHEMQMEGVRPRKYVLSSVLAACANVGALDQGRWIHAYVKKNSMSIDAVLGTSLVDMYAKCGRLDMAWDVFEKMKRKEVFTWNAMIGGLAMHGRAEDAIELFLKMEKEKVKPDGITFVGVLNACAHAGFIDKGLHFFDAMENVYGIEPKVEHFCCVVDLLGRAGFLNEAEQLIKAMPIQPNSAVWGALLGGCRIHGNVELGEKVGKLLLEMEPNNSGRYSLLSNIYARAGRWDDVAEIRKLMKDRGIKTTPGSSLIDLDGLIHEFVMGDASHTQSKEIHLMLDEIMEKLKTEAGYVPKTNEVLFDIDEEEKETALCHHSEKLAIAFGFLNTSPGTTIRIVKNLRVCEDCHTATKLISRVYKREIIVRDRVRFHQFRNGNCSCMDFW; encoded by the coding sequence atgaacacaacaacaataacaaccgCAGATTCATCTCCTCCTTATCATCATCTACCATCAAATGAACAccttcaacaacagcaacaacccaTTACTAGAATCTCCCAGGATACAATCAACAATCTCTTGAACACAAAATGCAGCAAATCAATCCAACATTTGAAACAAACCCATGCTTTAGTTATCAGAAATGGTTTATCTCAAGACAATTTCATTGCTGGTTCATTAGTTAAATGCTACTCAAACCCATACTTTAATAGTTTATCCATTGCACTCAAAGTGTTCAGCTCTATTCCTCAACCACATCCTTTCTTATGGAACTCAATGATTAAAGGTTGTTTAGAAAATCATGACCCTAAGAAAGCTATATCTTTTTACATTGATATGATGGTTTTTAATTCTTCGAGTAATAAGTTTACTTATCCGCCTTTGTTTAAGGCGTGTATGGTGGCAAGAGCGGTTGATGTTGGTGTTCAGATTCATGGGCATGTTTTTAAGTATGGACTTGGTGGAGATTTGTATATTACGAGTGCTGGAATTCAAATGTATTCGGCTTGTGGCCGGTTAACTGAAGCGCGGAGAATGCTTGATAAGAGTGAGGAGAAGGCTGATGTTATCTGTTGGAATGCAATGATTGATGGGTATTTGAAATGTGGGGATTTGGGTTCTGCTATTGGTTTGTTTGAGAGTATGCCGGATAAGAATAGTGGGtcttggaatgctatgatttctGGGTACGCCAAATCTGGGAAGATTGATGTAGCTCAAGAGTTTTTCAACAAGATGCCTGAAAGAGACGATGTCTCTTGGAGTGCGATGATTGATGGGTACATAAAGGGTGGTTATTTTAAGGAGGCGTTGAGGGTTTTTCATGAAATGCAGATGGAAGGAGTTCGACCGAGGAAATATGTACTATCTAGTGTTTTAGCTGCTTGTGCGAACGTGGGTGCTCTTGATCAAGGTAGATGGATTCATGCTTATGTTAAAAAGAATTCAATGAGTATTGATGCGGTTTTAGGTACGTCTTTAGTTGATATGTATGCGAAATGTGGGCGCTTAGATATGGCATGGGATGTTTTCgaaaaaatgaaaaggaaagaAGTGTTTACTTGGAATGCAATGATAGGAGGACTGGCTATGCACGGGCGAGCTGAGGATGCCATTGAGTTGTTCTTGAAGATGGAAAAGGAGAAGGTTAAACCAGATGGAATCACATTTGTCGGTGTCTTGAATGCTTGTGCTCATGCAGGATTTATCGATAAAGGACTTCACTTCTTTGATGCTATGGAAAATGTTTATGGGATAGAACCAAAAGTAGAGCATTTCTGTTGCGTGGTTGATCTGCTTGGTAGAGCAGGATTCTTAAATGAAGCCGAACAACTTATAAAAGCAATGCCTATACAGCCTAATTCAGCAGTTTGGGGGGCGCTTTTAGGTGGTTGCAGGATTCATGGAAATGTCGAATTGGGCGAGAAGGTAGGGAAGCTTTTACTTGAGATGGAACCAAATAATAGTGGTAGATATTCCCTGTTATCAAACATCTACGCAAGAGCAGGTAGATGGGATGATGTTGCAGAAATACGGAAATTGATGAAAGATAGAGGAATTAAAACAACCCCAGGTAGTAGCTTAATCGATCTGGATGGCTTGATTCATGAGTTCGTAATGGGAGATGCATCACACACGCAATCAAAAGAGATTCATTTAATGCTGGACGAGATTATGGAGAAGTTAAAAACAGAAGCAGGTTATGTCCCGAAAACTAACGAGGTATTGTTTGATATTGACGAAGAGGAAAAAGAAACTGCACTTTGTCACCACAGTGAGAAACTTGCTATTGCTTTTGGTTTTCTCAACACAAGTCCTGGAACAACCATACGCATTGTAAAGAACCTGCGAGTTTGTGAAGATTGTCATACGGCAACAAAGCTAATTTCGCGTGTATATAAACGTGAAATAATCGTCAGAGACCGTGTTCGGTTCCATCAGTTTAGGAATGGGAATTGTTCTTGTATGGATTTTTGGTAG
- the LOC113358864 gene encoding aldehyde oxidase GLOX1-like: MEAKYVIVFSALIFSLFNLGETATTGNWKLLKKSIGISAMHTQLLPNDRVIMFDRVDFGQSKISLTEEKCSELATVGNTDCTAHSVELNLLDRKVRPLTVLSDTWCSSGSLAPDGMLLQSGGNWNGERVVRSIRPCANCDWTEDQKGLVVPRWYASNQILPNGKVIVVGGRGQFNYEFIPKSSLPSDSKVFALPFLLETSDAVENNLYPFTHLLPDGNLFIFANTKSILFDYVNDRVVRDDYPVMPGGVSRNYPSTGSSVLLPLKLGLSKTTVDTPDTEVFICGGAPSNSYTTAIRGTFLPAAKSCGRLMITAAQPQWQMEEMPMERVMGDMLLLPTGDVLLINGAKKGAAGWYLGREPVLNPVIYKPESSIYEIMEASKIPRMYHSTAILIADGRVLVGGSNPNSNYNFTEMFPTELSVEVFSPPYLSSGSRPQINLAKLKTEISYKEPISIGFISKMNEVIDNVSVTMVAPSFNTHSFSMNQRMLVLKINQVRQVTSSYHVIDCVAPETPNIAPPGYYLLFVVQNGVPSRGSWMHIS, from the coding sequence atggaagcaaaatatgttATAGTTTTCTCAGCTTTAATCTTTTCTCTCTTCAACCTAGGCGAAACAGCTACTACAGGTAATTGGAAACTACTGAAGAAAAGTATTGGTATTTCAGCAATGCATACTCAACTATTGCCAAATGATCGAGTTATTATGTTCGATAGAGTAGATTTTGGGCAGTCAAAAATTTCATTAACTGAAGAAAAATGTAGTGAACTTGCTACTGTTGGTAACACCGATTGTACTGCTCACTCGGTCGAATTAAACCTTTTGGATCGTAAAGTACGTCCACTTACAGTGCTTTCCGATACGTGGTGCTCTTCGGGTTCATTAGCACCTGACGGCATGCTACTTCAAAGCGGTGGAAACTGGAATGGTGAACGTGTTGTTCGGAGTATTCGGCCATGCGCTAACTGTGACTGGACGGAGGATCAAAAAGGTTTAGTTGTTCCTCGATGGTATGCATCTAATCAAATATTACCAAATGGGAAAGTCATTGTCGTTGGTGGTAGAGGTCAGTTCAATTACGAGTTCATCCCTAAGAGCTCATTGCCATCAGATTCCAAAGTCTTTGCACTTCCATTTCTATTAGAAACCAGTGATGCCGTTGAAAACAATTTATACCCATTTACTCATCTCTTGCCTGATGGAAACCTCTTCATCTTTGCAAATACTAAATCAATTTTGTTTGATTACGTAAACGATCGAGTCGTCAGGGATGATTATCCAGTCATGCCAGGTGGAGTTTCACGCAATTATCCAAGCACTGGTTCATCTGTACTTCTTCCCCTGAAACTTGGTCTCAGCAAGACTACTGTTGATACACCAGATACTGAGGTCTTCATCTGTGGAGGGGCACCATCGAATTCATACACCACTGCCATCAGAGGAACATTTTTACCAGCTGCCAAATCATGCGGACGTTTAATGATCACGGCGGCACAACCCCAATGGCAAATGGAAGAAATGCCGATGGAAAGAGTCATGGGTGACATGCTCTTGTTACCAACAGGTGATGTCTTACTCATAAACGGTGCGAAGAAAGGCGCTGCTGGTTGGTATTTAGGTAGGGAACCGGTTCTAAACCCCGTAATTTACAAACCGGAATCGAGTATATACGAGATCATGGAAGCATCGAAGATTCCTCGCATGTATCATTCAACTGCAATTTTGATTGCTGATGGTAGAGTACTGGTAGGTGGGAGTAATCCTAACTCGAATTACAACTTCACCGAGATGTTTCCTACTGAACTGAGTGTTGAAGTATTTTCACCACCATATTTGAGTAGCGGTTCTCGACCGCAAATTAATTTGGCGAAACTTAAAACTGAAATATCTTACAAGGAACCAATTTCCATTGGTTTTATTTCGAAAATGAATGAAGTTATCGATAATGTTTCTGTGACCATGGTTGCACCATCATTCAACACACATTCTTTCTCCATGAATCAAAGGATGCTGGTTTTGAAAATCAATCAAGTACGTCAAGTCACCAGCAGTTATCATGTCATTGATTGTGTTGCTCCGGAAACTCCTAATATTGCACCACCCGGCTATTATCTTCTCTTTGTGGTGCAAAATGGGGTTCCTAGTAGGGGAAGCTGGATGCACATCAGTTAA